The Sphingopyxis fribergensis genome contains a region encoding:
- the fcl gene encoding GDP-L-fucose synthase, which yields MSTFELKGRRTWVAGHRGMVGQALVRRLAREECELIEAPRERVDLRRQAAVEEWMEEARPDVVFVAAAKVGGIHANDTRPAEFLYDNLMIEANIIEAARHVGTSKLVFLGSSCIYPKFAPQPINEDALLTGPLEPTNEWYAIAKIAGIKLCQAYRQQYGLDFISAQPTNLYGPFDNFDLTSSHVLPALIRKAHEAKQAGAQDFTIWGSGKPLREFLHVDDLADALVFLAQNYSAPEIVNIGSGDEIAIGDLAEMIGRAVGFEGTILRDASKPDGTPRKRLDTSKLEGLGWRASIDLKDGIDDVYRWYLENWA from the coding sequence ATGTCGACGTTTGAACTGAAGGGCCGCCGCACATGGGTGGCGGGACATCGCGGAATGGTGGGGCAGGCGCTCGTGCGCCGGCTAGCGCGTGAGGAATGCGAGCTGATCGAGGCGCCGCGCGAGCGGGTCGATCTGCGCCGGCAGGCCGCGGTCGAAGAGTGGATGGAAGAGGCGCGGCCCGACGTTGTCTTTGTCGCGGCCGCAAAGGTCGGGGGCATTCACGCCAACGACACTCGGCCGGCCGAATTTCTCTATGACAATCTGATGATCGAGGCGAACATCATTGAGGCCGCGCGTCATGTCGGTACCTCGAAACTCGTCTTCCTCGGCTCGTCGTGCATTTACCCCAAATTCGCGCCGCAGCCGATCAACGAAGATGCCTTGCTGACCGGGCCGCTGGAGCCGACCAATGAATGGTATGCGATCGCCAAGATTGCGGGCATCAAGCTGTGCCAGGCCTATCGTCAGCAATATGGCCTCGATTTTATTTCGGCGCAGCCGACGAACCTGTATGGCCCGTTCGACAATTTCGACCTGACATCCAGCCATGTGTTGCCGGCGCTGATCCGCAAGGCGCACGAAGCGAAGCAGGCGGGCGCCCAGGATTTCACCATCTGGGGCAGCGGCAAGCCGCTCCGCGAATTCCTGCACGTCGACGATCTGGCCGACGCGCTCGTCTTCCTCGCGCAGAATTATTCGGCTCCGGAGATCGTCAACATCGGCAGTGGCGACGAGATTGCGATTGGCGATCTCGCCGAAATGATCGGCCGCGCGGTCGGTTTTGAGGGGACGATCCTGCGCGACGCATCGAAGCCCGACGGAACACCGCGCAAGCGGCTCGATACGTCGAAGCTGGAAGGCCTCGGCTGGCGCGCATCAATCGACCTCAAGGACGGGATCGATGACGTGTATCGGTGGTATCTCGAAAACTGGGCCTGA
- the gmd gene encoding GDP-mannose 4,6-dehydratase — MTKTALITGVTGQDGAYLAELLLAKGYQVHGVKRRSSSFNTGRIDHIYQDPHESAAKLHLHYGDMTDSTNLIRIVQEVAPDEIYNLAAQSHVQVSFDTPEYTANADAIGTLRLLEAIKILGLTQKTRFYQASTSELYGLVQEVPQRETTPFYPRSPYAAAKLYAYWITVNYREAYDMFASNGILFNHESPIRGETFVTRKITRAVSAIHLGIQEKLWLGNLDAKRDWGHARDYVEGMWRILQHERADDFVLATGQTQTVRHFVERAFAHVDITLDWQGTGVDERGVCAKTGKVLVEVDPRYFRPTEVELLIGDPAKAKAELGWVAETSFEQLVTDMMDADLKTVAREAEHRRVDEEQSLQPRSAA, encoded by the coding sequence ATGACCAAGACCGCGCTCATTACCGGTGTCACAGGCCAGGATGGTGCCTATCTGGCCGAGCTGCTGCTCGCCAAGGGATATCAGGTGCACGGCGTCAAGCGGCGGTCCTCTTCCTTCAATACCGGCCGTATCGATCATATATATCAGGACCCGCACGAAAGCGCCGCCAAGTTGCATCTGCATTACGGCGACATGACCGATTCGACCAATTTGATCCGGATTGTTCAGGAAGTTGCGCCGGACGAAATCTACAATCTGGCGGCGCAAAGCCATGTGCAGGTCAGTTTCGATACGCCTGAATATACGGCGAACGCCGACGCAATCGGCACGCTGCGGCTGCTCGAAGCGATCAAGATCCTCGGCCTGACGCAGAAGACCCGATTTTATCAGGCCTCCACCTCCGAACTCTATGGTTTGGTGCAAGAGGTCCCGCAGCGCGAGACGACGCCCTTCTATCCGCGTTCGCCTTATGCTGCGGCAAAGCTTTATGCCTATTGGATCACGGTCAACTATCGCGAGGCGTATGACATGTTCGCCTCGAACGGCATCCTGTTCAATCACGAAAGCCCGATCCGTGGCGAGACCTTCGTAACGCGCAAGATCACGCGGGCTGTGTCGGCGATCCACCTCGGCATTCAGGAAAAGCTGTGGCTCGGCAATCTCGACGCCAAGCGCGATTGGGGCCATGCGCGCGATTATGTCGAGGGAATGTGGCGCATTTTGCAGCACGAGCGGGCCGACGACTTCGTGCTTGCGACCGGGCAAACGCAGACCGTCCGGCATTTCGTCGAGCGCGCCTTCGCGCATGTCGATATCACCCTCGACTGGCAGGGGACCGGCGTCGACGAGCGCGGCGTGTGTGCCAAGACGGGAAAGGTGCTGGTCGAAGTCGATCCGCGCTATTTCCGCCCCACCGAAGTCGAGCTGTTGATCGGCGATCCCGCCAAAGCAAAGGCCGAACTCGGCTGGGTCGCCGAAACAAGCTTCGAGCAACTGGTTACCGACATGATGGATGCGGACCTCAAGACCGTCGCGCGCGAAGCCGAGCATCGCCGCGTCGACGAAGAACAGTCGCTGCAGCCGCGCTCGGCCGCCTGA
- a CDS encoding polysaccharide biosynthesis protein, translated as MVAIFSEKVLGLSRPIKRAIALAADALLCIISVHVAYYLRTNEWADLQGPMLYPAITAIFLALPIFAISGLYRAIFRYSGGAALLTIVKAVAIYAIPFAIVYTFIGIPPVPRTIGLIQPILLVLFVVGSRGIVSGWLGGIYLNAVAAADKPQTIIYGAGASGRQLASALQVSGQVRVVGFLDDDPTLWKATINGLNVHSPDKLAALTARHRITDVLLAINQATRAQRASIISRLKGSGLHIRTMPGVDQLARGIVSFGDLRDLDIEDLLGRAPIPPDVELLHKNVTGKVVMVTGAGGSIGSEICRQIARLAPDILLLVDASEYNLYAMHQELVREMESGLVNARSVVPLLANVRDRSRLDEIIGTWRPHTIYHAAAYKHVPLVEHNLLEGVTNNVFGTLNCALAAREHGVSAFVLISTDKAVRPTNVMGATKRLAEIILQALNADGLPTKFSMVRFGNVLGSSGSVVPLFRNQIAAGGPITITDREITRYFMTIPEAAQLVIQAGAMANGGDVFVLDMGEPVKIVDLARAMIELSGLSVRDESNGDGDIAIEYVGLRPGEKLYEELLIGNDPMPSAHPRILRANEPFIAWAELRVALEHLNAMIGERKSLAARELLRKLVVEFEQNGDLVDFVALRRDEGVVSG; from the coding sequence GTGGTAGCTATATTTTCTGAAAAAGTTCTCGGGCTGTCGCGCCCCATCAAGCGGGCGATCGCGCTCGCCGCCGACGCGCTGCTTTGCATTATCAGCGTTCATGTCGCCTACTATCTTCGCACAAACGAGTGGGCCGACCTTCAGGGCCCGATGCTGTATCCGGCCATCACCGCCATATTTCTGGCGCTTCCGATCTTTGCGATTTCCGGTCTTTATAGGGCCATTTTCCGTTACAGCGGCGGCGCGGCGCTGCTCACGATCGTCAAGGCTGTGGCGATTTATGCCATTCCCTTCGCGATCGTCTACACCTTCATTGGCATCCCGCCGGTACCGCGGACGATCGGTCTGATCCAGCCAATTTTGCTGGTGCTTTTTGTCGTCGGGTCGCGCGGGATCGTCAGCGGCTGGCTCGGCGGGATCTACCTCAACGCGGTCGCCGCTGCCGACAAGCCGCAGACCATCATTTATGGCGCGGGTGCATCAGGGCGCCAGTTGGCGTCGGCGCTGCAAGTCAGCGGACAGGTGCGCGTGGTCGGTTTCCTCGATGATGATCCGACTTTGTGGAAAGCGACGATCAACGGTCTGAACGTCCATTCGCCCGACAAGCTGGCGGCTCTTACGGCGCGGCATCGGATTACCGACGTGCTGCTCGCGATCAATCAAGCCACCCGCGCGCAGCGAGCGTCGATCATTTCCCGGCTGAAAGGATCGGGGCTGCACATCCGTACAATGCCCGGAGTCGACCAGCTTGCGCGCGGGATCGTATCCTTTGGCGACCTTCGCGATCTCGACATCGAGGATTTGCTCGGGCGCGCTCCGATTCCGCCCGACGTTGAGCTGTTACACAAGAATGTCACCGGCAAGGTCGTGATGGTGACCGGCGCAGGCGGGTCGATCGGCAGCGAGATTTGCCGGCAGATCGCTCGGCTGGCGCCCGATATCCTGCTCCTCGTCGATGCGAGCGAATATAATCTCTATGCGATGCACCAGGAACTCGTGCGCGAGATGGAAAGCGGCCTCGTTAACGCGCGATCGGTCGTGCCCCTGCTTGCCAACGTACGCGACCGAAGCCGGCTCGACGAGATCATCGGTACGTGGCGCCCGCATACCATCTATCACGCCGCCGCGTACAAACATGTGCCGCTGGTCGAGCATAATTTGCTCGAAGGCGTGACGAACAATGTGTTCGGGACGCTAAACTGCGCCCTTGCCGCGCGCGAGCATGGCGTGTCCGCCTTCGTGCTGATCAGCACCGACAAGGCGGTGCGCCCGACGAACGTCATGGGTGCAACAAAGCGACTTGCGGAAATCATTCTGCAAGCGCTGAATGCCGACGGTCTGCCGACGAAATTCTCGATGGTCCGTTTCGGCAATGTGCTGGGATCGAGTGGTTCGGTGGTGCCGCTGTTTCGCAATCAGATTGCGGCGGGCGGCCCGATCACGATTACCGATCGCGAGATCACCCGCTATTTCATGACCATTCCCGAAGCCGCGCAATTGGTCATCCAGGCCGGCGCGATGGCGAATGGCGGCGACGTGTTCGTGTTGGATATGGGCGAGCCTGTAAAGATCGTCGATCTTGCGCGCGCGATGATCGAACTGTCGGGTCTCAGCGTCCGCGACGAAAGCAATGGCGACGGCGACATCGCGATCGAATATGTTGGCTTGCGGCCGGGCGAAAAGCTCTACGAAGAGCTTCTGATCGGCAATGATCCGATGCCGTCGGCTCATCCCCGTATCCTGCGCGCCAACGAGCCCTTCATCGCATGGGCGGAACTTCGCGTTGCATTGGAACATCTCAACGCGATGATCGGCGAGCGCAAATCGCTGGCCGCACGCGAGCTTTTGCGAAAGCTTGTCGTGGAATTTGAGCAGAATGGCGATCTGGTCGATTTCGTCGCGCTCCGCCGGGACGAAGGGGTGGTTAGCGGCTAG
- a CDS encoding sugar transferase: MKRVTDLVLTIAGGIILLPVALSVALAVKFTSPGPALYWSDRVGRGGAIFRMPKFRTMKVGTPAVATHLMVDAASALTPIGGFLRRTSLDEVPQLWSVLIGDMSIVGPRPALFNQDDLIALRQQQGVDVLRPGLTGWAQVNGRDELPIPEKVAFDREYLELRSSLFDLLIILRTARKLLGDKSVVH, encoded by the coding sequence GTGAAACGCGTAACCGATTTGGTGCTGACGATAGCGGGTGGCATCATATTGTTGCCGGTCGCGTTAAGTGTCGCCTTGGCGGTCAAATTCACCTCGCCAGGTCCCGCGCTTTACTGGTCTGACCGTGTGGGGCGGGGCGGGGCGATCTTTCGCATGCCAAAGTTCCGCACGATGAAAGTCGGAACCCCCGCGGTGGCGACGCATCTGATGGTCGATGCTGCCTCTGCCTTGACGCCGATCGGTGGTTTCCTCCGCCGCACCAGCCTCGATGAAGTTCCGCAGTTGTGGAGCGTGTTGATCGGCGACATGAGCATCGTCGGACCGCGCCCCGCGTTGTTCAATCAGGATGACCTGATCGCGCTGCGTCAGCAGCAGGGGGTTGACGTCCTACGCCCGGGGCTTACCGGCTGGGCGCAAGTAAACGGCCGCGACGAGCTTCCGATCCCGGAGAAAGTGGCATTCGATCGCGAGTATCTGGAGCTCCGCTCGTCGCTTTTCGATCTCCTCATCATCCTGCGCACGGCGAGGAAGTTGCTTGGCGACAAGTCTGTAGTGCACTAG
- a CDS encoding NAD-dependent epimerase/dehydratase family protein produces MSCRLCIAAAMAARRDNILVVGGGSRIATSLAPLLGERARFVSRRPSGLPREIAVENYDMLSQQMFDGIEYVVNCVGVSSGDAALMQRVNVDIPLALARTARAAGTRRIIHISSFSVYGGAGLIDERTPTRPTSDYGRSKLAADIRLLALADDRFAVTALRLPLIYAPESLGKLGRLLKLWTRMRVLPVPAADVSRAMISADLTASVVARLCEDFRPGVCFAADPMPFTYVQAAAARSETLFRLPLPAVATHAAERVAPAIAARLFADSHLSDADNLAIGYGLSSQLYRDIANAALH; encoded by the coding sequence TTGTCCTGTCGGCTGTGTATAGCGGCCGCCATGGCGGCGCGGCGCGACAATATCCTGGTAGTCGGAGGAGGCAGCCGCATCGCGACGTCGCTCGCCCCACTGCTGGGAGAGCGCGCCCGCTTCGTATCGCGCCGCCCCTCGGGATTGCCAAGGGAAATAGCGGTCGAGAATTACGACATGCTTTCGCAGCAGATGTTCGACGGCATCGAATATGTGGTCAATTGCGTCGGCGTCAGCTCAGGCGACGCGGCGCTGATGCAGCGGGTCAACGTCGACATTCCGCTTGCGCTGGCTCGAACCGCGCGCGCGGCGGGCACGCGCAGGATAATCCATATTTCGTCCTTCTCGGTCTATGGGGGCGCGGGGCTGATCGACGAACGGACGCCCACCCGGCCGACAAGCGACTATGGCCGCTCGAAGCTCGCCGCCGATATACGCCTGCTCGCGTTGGCGGACGACCGTTTCGCTGTGACGGCGCTGCGACTTCCGTTGATCTACGCCCCGGAATCGCTCGGCAAGCTGGGCCGGCTTCTTAAACTCTGGACGCGCATGCGCGTGCTGCCGGTTCCCGCCGCCGATGTTTCGCGCGCGATGATCAGCGCCGACCTGACGGCTTCGGTCGTCGCGCGGCTATGCGAAGACTTCCGCCCCGGCGTCTGCTTCGCCGCGGACCCGATGCCTTTCACTTATGTGCAGGCGGCCGCCGCGCGATCGGAAACGCTCTTCCGGCTCCCGCTACCGGCCGTGGCAACCCACGCTGCCGAACGCGTTGCGCCCGCCATCGCCGCGCGGCTATTCGCCGACAGCCACCTTTCCGACGCGGACAATCTTGCGATCGGCTATGGCCTATCGTCACAGCTGTACCGCGACATTGCTAACGCTGCTCTCCATTAA
- a CDS encoding glycosyltransferase family 4 protein — MKPERRLWVVSELYYPEQTSTGYFLTRIAEGLASSMPVEVVCGQPTYSEHGVRAPAREDREGVRIHRVPATHFGKDRLLLRAINILTLTLSVAWFALFNFGRGDRLLIVTNPPTLPPLVGLIARWKRMEAHLLVHDVYPEVLAATGFMRRESLPYRLLERLFSATFALYGSIVVLGRDMDDLVRAKLRGADRQITIIPNWGDVDEIAPLARDANPFFALNQIDAPYVIQFSGNIGRTHDVETIIAAAHQLKARSDILFVFAGYGGKTDLISHAVASGELPNVRLLPRQPRELLGPMLASATATIISFVDEMKGLSVPSRMYNVLAAGTPIIAIADAKSELALTIAEERSGWVLAPGDTDALVALVERLATPAGAEEALQRGDNGRAAVTRSYTLESVLERFRETLR; from the coding sequence ATGAAGCCTGAACGCCGCCTGTGGGTCGTATCCGAACTCTATTATCCCGAGCAGACATCGACCGGCTATTTTCTGACGCGCATCGCCGAAGGGCTCGCCTCGTCGATGCCGGTCGAGGTCGTTTGCGGTCAACCGACTTACAGCGAACATGGCGTGCGCGCGCCGGCGCGCGAGGATCGCGAAGGTGTGCGCATCCACCGCGTGCCTGCGACGCATTTCGGCAAGGACCGTCTGCTGCTGCGCGCGATCAATATCCTGACGCTGACGCTGTCCGTCGCATGGTTCGCGCTTTTCAATTTCGGGCGGGGCGACCGACTGCTGATCGTCACCAATCCGCCGACGCTGCCGCCGCTGGTTGGGCTGATCGCACGCTGGAAACGGATGGAAGCCCATCTTCTCGTCCATGACGTCTATCCCGAGGTGTTGGCAGCAACGGGCTTTATGCGCCGTGAAAGCCTGCCCTATCGGCTTCTCGAACGCCTTTTTTCGGCGACATTCGCGCTGTACGGCTCGATCGTCGTCCTCGGCCGCGACATGGACGACCTCGTCCGCGCCAAGCTGCGCGGCGCCGATCGGCAGATCACGATCATCCCCAACTGGGGAGATGTAGACGAGATCGCGCCGCTCGCCCGCGATGCGAACCCCTTCTTCGCCCTGAACCAGATCGATGCCCCGTATGTGATCCAATTTTCGGGAAACATCGGCCGCACGCACGATGTGGAGACAATTATCGCCGCCGCCCATCAACTAAAGGCGCGGAGCGACATATTGTTCGTCTTTGCAGGCTATGGCGGAAAGACGGATTTGATCAGTCACGCCGTTGCATCGGGCGAATTGCCGAATGTCCGCCTGTTACCGCGACAACCGCGCGAGTTGCTCGGCCCCATGCTTGCGAGCGCGACGGCCACGATCATTTCCTTCGTCGATGAAATGAAGGGCCTGTCCGTGCCGAGCCGGATGTACAATGTACTTGCGGCCGGAACGCCGATCATCGCCATCGCCGACGCAAAGTCTGAACTCGCGTTGACGATCGCGGAGGAACGCTCGGGCTGGGTGCTCGCACCCGGCGATACCGACGCGCTCGTCGCGCTTGTTGAACGATTGGCAACGCCCGCCGGGGCCGAAGAGGCGTTGCAGCGCGGCGATAATGGCCGCGCTGCGGTCACCCGGAGCTATACGCTGGAGTCCGTTCTCGAACGATTCCGCGAAACTCTGCGCTAA
- the rffA gene encoding dTDP-4-amino-4,6-dideoxygalactose transaminase, with product MIPFNKPYLVGTENLYIGEALASRKLSGDGSFTKRAQALIEAQLGSGKSLLTTSCTDALEAAALLCDLKPGDEVIVPSYTFVSTANAFALRGATIRFADSGADNPNIDPASVASLVNERTRAIVPVHYAGVACDMDALQAIADGVGATIVEDAAQAIASFYKGKPLGTLGTFSAFSFHETKNIVCGEGGALHVNDPARALDAEIVREKGTNRSAFFRGEVDKYNWVGLGSSYLPSELVAAFLTAQLEAVDAIQARRIAVWDRYAERLAHLAQRNDISLPVIPDYATNNAHMFYLVCDVLETRTRLIEHLKASGVMAVFHYQALHASPYFAANNATQPLAQATRYTDCLVRLPLYADMDMDDADRVADAVCAFFG from the coding sequence GTGATCCCCTTCAACAAACCTTATCTCGTCGGAACCGAAAATCTCTATATCGGTGAAGCGCTTGCGAGCCGCAAACTGTCAGGCGACGGCAGTTTTACCAAGCGCGCGCAGGCGTTGATCGAAGCGCAGCTTGGATCGGGCAAGTCGCTTTTGACGACGTCGTGCACCGACGCGCTGGAGGCCGCGGCGTTGCTCTGCGATCTCAAACCCGGGGACGAGGTGATCGTCCCGAGCTACACGTTCGTTTCGACCGCGAATGCTTTTGCGCTGCGCGGTGCGACGATCCGTTTTGCCGACAGCGGAGCCGACAATCCGAATATCGATCCGGCGTCGGTTGCCTCGCTGGTCAATGAACGGACGCGCGCAATCGTGCCGGTGCATTATGCGGGCGTTGCGTGCGATATGGATGCGCTGCAGGCGATTGCCGATGGCGTCGGCGCAACGATCGTCGAGGATGCGGCGCAGGCGATCGCGTCCTTTTACAAAGGCAAACCGCTCGGAACCCTTGGGACCTTTTCGGCCTTTTCCTTTCACGAGACGAAAAATATCGTTTGCGGCGAAGGGGGGGCGCTTCATGTCAACGATCCGGCGCGTGCGCTCGACGCCGAAATCGTCCGTGAAAAGGGAACCAACCGGTCGGCCTTTTTCCGCGGCGAAGTCGACAAATATAATTGGGTCGGGCTGGGTTCATCCTATCTGCCGTCCGAACTCGTCGCGGCCTTTCTGACGGCGCAGCTCGAAGCGGTCGATGCGATCCAGGCGCGGCGGATCGCGGTATGGGATCGCTACGCCGAACGGCTGGCGCATCTCGCGCAGCGCAACGATATCAGCCTTCCCGTGATTCCGGATTATGCGACCAATAATGCGCATATGTTCTATCTGGTATGCGACGTACTCGAAACGCGCACCCGGCTGATCGAGCATCTGAAGGCGAGCGGCGTGATGGCGGTGTTCCATTATCAGGCGCTCCATGCGAGCCCCTATTTTGCGGCGAACAACGCGACGCAGCCGCTTGCGCAGGCGACGCGCTATACGGACTGCCTTGTACGCCTGCCGCTATACGCCGACATGGACATGGACGACGCCGACCGGGTCGCCGACGCGGTCTGCGCCTTTTTCGGCTGA
- a CDS encoding GNAT family N-acetyltransferase, giving the protein MTHIRPLVWDSEAFCFAVARIENIDDPVAQLPVVQAQLIADAITLAYWEAPHGDEPSRLAALRSGGEFINSRVLLDIGLAGQAASEPRTITDPDPAQRRVLDELALASGWSSRFALDPRFPRPVFEQLYRTWMANSLNGSFADAVIIAAEGDAIEGMVTVSAKAEQGQIGLFGVAAAARGKGVGKKLLREALGWFAREGCARASVVTQGENEVALAIYQSCGFAISAHSDVFHFWNQQS; this is encoded by the coding sequence ATGACTCATATTCGCCCACTTGTATGGGACAGCGAGGCTTTTTGCTTCGCGGTCGCGCGGATCGAGAATATCGATGATCCCGTCGCCCAGTTGCCAGTCGTGCAGGCCCAATTGATCGCGGACGCCATCACGCTCGCTTATTGGGAGGCGCCGCACGGCGACGAGCCAAGCCGCCTGGCTGCGTTGCGCAGCGGCGGCGAGTTCATCAATAGCCGCGTACTGCTTGATATAGGCTTGGCAGGGCAAGCGGCCAGCGAGCCGCGGACGATTACCGATCCCGATCCTGCGCAACGACGTGTGCTCGACGAGCTGGCATTGGCGAGCGGCTGGTCCTCGCGCTTCGCGCTCGATCCCCGTTTTCCTCGTCCGGTTTTCGAGCAGCTCTATCGGACCTGGATGGCGAATAGCTTGAATGGCAGCTTTGCCGATGCGGTGATCATCGCTGCGGAGGGCGACGCGATCGAGGGCATGGTGACCGTATCGGCAAAGGCCGAGCAGGGGCAAATCGGCCTGTTCGGCGTCGCTGCTGCGGCGCGGGGCAAGGGCGTTGGTAAAAAGCTGCTGCGCGAAGCTCTTGGCTGGTTCGCGCGCGAAGGCTGCGCTAGGGCGAGCGTCGTCACGCAGGGTGAGAATGAAGTCGCCCTCGCAATCTATCAATCATGCGGTTTCGCAATCAGCGCGCATTCCGACGTCTTTCATTTCTGGAACCAGCAATCGTGA